Genomic segment of Methanonatronarchaeum thermophilum:
ACATATATCTGGCTCCCTTTTCTGAAATTTAACAGCATCTGCATCAAAATCAGCGGCCATGTCAATCATTTCTTTTGCATTATCGAGCGAGCCGTTATGATTTATTCCAATCTCAGCTATGAAAAACGGGTCACTTTCTTCAGAAATCTCAATACCATCAATAACAATTTTATTCATAATAAAAACTCCTTGTTGATATTTATTTAGTTAGTGTTTTCTGTATGTCTCTAACGAATCCATCTCCACCTTTTTTACGTGAAATGTAGTCACTAATTCTTTTTACTTCAATCTGTGCGTTTGCAGGACAGCAACTGAACCCAACTTCCTTCATCACAGGTATGTCCTGGATGTCATCTCCACAGAAACATATCTCTTTATCCCTAAACCCATATCTATCTTTAATATCTCTATATACACTTAATTTATCCTTTATTCCAATATGGACTTCATCAATACCTAATTTCGACATTCTTTTTTCAATTATACCTGAACCCTCAGAACTCACAACAGCAACCTCAAAACCATCTTTCTTTAAAATTTCAATTCCTTTGCCATCAACTCTAGAAAACTTCATAGATTCATCCCCAGTTTCATTTAAAATTACAGAGCCATCTGTAAAAACACCATCAACATCAAAAATAACAAGACCTAAATCCTCAAGAGTTTCTTGATGATTACCCATATTAGGTTTTTCCTCTAATATTATTTTTTCGGCCAGTTTTAGGTCAAGAGGTCCATCAATATCAATCGACCGCTCTCTCGGCATCACATACATACCTATATCGCCAAAAAGCCTGTTATCATGCTCTAAAAAACGCTCTTTACTAAAAATATAGATCGCACCATTCTCAACATACTCCCAATCCTTATCCTGCCTCCTAGGCCTCTCCCTAAAATCATAATTAATCGGATTTCCTTTTTGGTCCCAATAGAAATATTCATTCTCAAAAACACTTAAAAGTGAATCAAAACCACCCTCCCTATATTTGTTATACGCCGAATCAATATCAATTGAATTTCTCAATGGAGACGTAGGCTGTAAAAGCGCTATATCACTAAACTCATAATCTTCATTTTCAAGCTCTCTTATTGAGTGTCCGATAGTTGGTTCTGTTGGCGCGTCATCGGTTGCTAATCTATCAGGTCTCTTTATCACTTCAGCTCCAAATTCTTCAGCAACCTTAGCAATCTCATTTGAATCGGTGCTCACTATTGTTTTGTCTATAGTGGAGTTCAATGAAGCCTTAACAGTATAAGCAATTAGAGGTAAACCACAGAGACTAACAATATTCTTTTCTGGAATCCCTT
This window contains:
- a CDS encoding acylneuraminate cytidylyltransferase, producing MSSNFEKKNLIGLIPARGGSKGIPEKNIVSLCGLPLIAYTVKASLNSTIDKTIVSTDSNEIAKVAEEFGAEVIKRPDRLATDDAPTEPTIGHSIRELENEDYEFSDIALLQPTSPLRNSIDIDSAYNKYREGGFDSLLSVFENEYFYWDQKGNPINYDFRERPRRQDKDWEYVENGAIYIFSKERFLEHDNRLFGDIGMYVMPRERSIDIDGPLDLKLAEKIILEEKPNMGNHQETLEDLGLVIFDVDGVFTDGSVILNETGDESMKFSRVDGKGIEILKKDGFEVAVVSSEGSGIIEKRMSKLGIDEVHIGIKDKLSVYRDIKDRYGFRDKEICFCGDDIQDIPVMKEVGFSCCPANAQIEVKRISDYISRKKGGDGFVRDIQKTLTK